One window of the Rosa rugosa chromosome 3, drRosRugo1.1, whole genome shotgun sequence genome contains the following:
- the LOC133738340 gene encoding BRAP2 RING ZnF UBP domain-containing protein 2-like — MASKADHFFSSSPMVNFQTWCDHLAWLSSDITDIPYPNTPCRRCGHPNENWFCLCCKTVLCGRYDNMHMIQHYEQTNHSLVISCSNLLVWCYSCHSFIDHKVIPQLKAALLLSNTSKDRSSSTKLENLDGLIADVDNLISTFSGFDLHQLDTHFCDELAMAKEGLQKIFDCNLEALADPKVQEEFLTHSATLISDDSFPIDLKVKLLSFQSNLSEEMSAFVEAQHELNKVSDLSASLAGQNFVLESTTSKYAEVKALFLAADKKHAKLTAKINAASKAGIELFEDLAIVRMRRAEFEEKLGTIEGVITTARDRFVSDSSKLSTIKGLTNAAARLVTRRKSAWNSLRITYSNFASLGLHDEEAYLVGF; from the exons ATGGCAAGCAAAGCTGATCACTTTTTCTCTTCATCCCCTATG gTCAACTTTCAAACATGGTGCGATCACCTGGCTTGGCTGTCCTCTGATATCACTGACATTCCCTACCCTAATACTCCCTGCAGGAG ATGCGGGCACCCAAATGAAAACTGGTTTTGTTTATGCTGTAAGACTGTCCTTTGTGGTCGTTATGACAACATGCACATGATTCAACATTACGAGCAGACAAATCATTCTCTTGTAATCAGCTGCAG CAATCTATTAGTTTGGTGTTACTCCTGCCATTCTTTTATAGATCATAAAGTGATTCCACAACTGAAGGCTGCACTGTTATTGTCAAATACCTCCAAG GATCGTTCGTCATCAACCAAGCTAGAGAACCTCGATGGTCTAATTGCTGATGTAGATAATCTCATCTCTACATTTTCTGGCTTTGATCTTCATCAACTGGATACTCACTTCTGTGATGAACTCGCAATGGCCAAGGAGGGACTCCAAAAGATATTTGACTGTAACTTGGAAGCTTTAGCTGATCCCAAAGTCCAAGAGGAGTTCCTTACTCATTCAGCCACACTTATTTCTGATGATTCTTTCCCAATAGACTTGAAGGTTAAACTTTTATCTTTCCAATCTAATCTCTCAGAGGAAATGTCTGCTTTCGTGGAAGCTCAACATGAGTTGAATAAAGTGTCAGACCTATCAGCTTCACTTGCTGGGCAAAACTTTGTGCTTGAATCGACCACTTCAAAGTATGCCGAAGTGAAAGCACTATTTCTTGCAGCAGACAAGAAACATGCCAAACTTACTGCCAAGATCAATGCTGCATCGAAGGCTGGAATTGAATTGTTTGAAGATTTAGCCATTGTTCGGATGCGAAGGGCTGAGTTTGAAGAGAAATTGGGTACCATTGAGGGAGTAATTACCACTGCTAGAGATAGATTTGTCTCAGACTCTTCGAAGCTTTCTACAATAAAGGGATTGACCAATGCAGCTGCCCGTTTAGTCACTCGACGAAAGTCAGCCTGGAATAGCTTAAGGATTACTTACTCAAATTTTGCATCACTTGGTCTGCATGATGAGGAAGCTTATTTGGTGGGTTTCTAG